gtacattttgggggtgtatatactgtataatcagTACTGTTATGTTTTAGAGTTTTGAAATTGGCCCCATTATCCAGCCCGCCACCTTCTTCATCTGCCAGCCATTACTGCATCTCCTCTTTTTATGGATCAACAACAACCAGTtatttggtgtgtgttggtttgaCATTGTATAATCAATATGTGTACACTGATGtctatttttctttaaaaacatgAAGGAATAAAGTGTTAAGGCTCTTTAAAAAATTGAATTCACATTATTCTGTGATAATTCTAAATATATCTGTGATCTGTGGAGAAAAGGGGAACTTTATCTTCACCCAgttgtcaaatcaaatcaaatttattcgtaaagcgctttttacaactgttggtcagactggtgggtggcagctggtctgacgcaggtaaagGGGGCACCTGCAATCAGTCTTCTAACAGGTCTGGCTGGGTGAGTGGCTTTAGCAGGAGTACTCTTATTAGCTtgttaaataattacattttgtattactgtatttaaaatacaattttttatttaaagtattcAAGGAGTTAGCATTATTGTGTTTAAGGCAATTAATTTTTCATGACTTCATGTTCATTTTTAATGTGTGATCCACTGCTGTAATAGGTGCTACTCCTGTTTCATTGTTAAATTTCTTACAGTTGatattttttggtttgtttggcaGTTGTTTAAGCTTTGTAATCCATAATTTAATAGTGATTTTCTATTGACGCTATAAAAAGCTTGTTGTTTACAGAATGTTGCAGTTGTTTTAATAGCTAAATAATAAAAGTTACTGTTCTTTGTTTCTACATAAggttttgcttttctttttttcccttgttTACATTTTTGACACTACTATTCCCTGtagtttaattaattttttgtactttttttatcCGTTTTTTATGTTTGTAAAAAATGGTATTCGAGCCAGacttaatatttaaatactatatgttaccactgcctttactgaagaacatttaaaacactacACATTTGcacaattcatttatttacttacaaCCAAACATATGCTTTTGTTGCTACCTACAGATAATTATAAGACTGGGTAATCACAATTCTCATAATTTACTCAACATAAAAGGTTGTATTTGTACATAAGCATTGTCCTTCagacaaaacagcaacttttagCTTACTTTGTAAACAACATTGATCATTTAGCAAAGGAGAAAAAAGATAAAGCAGGGCTGGTGAGTTGCAAGAAATTTTGCAAATATGATCCTGGCATGTGGTTATGTGACTATTTATAGCCTGTAACCTGGTGTCTGAAGTTCATCTTTACTCTGTTTGTTTCTGGACACAGTCTGAGAACAGTTTTCATAAAACTATGTACATCAACTATTACTTAATATTTGCATAATATTGCAAAACACATAACAAAAAAGGTTATGCTATAAATACTGAGTAATTTTATTCCAATGAGAGAAAATGCTTGCCAAATTAAAGTGAGACTGAGACATTAATTAAAGATGTTAGGTCTTATTTTCTGTTCACTGACCGGAGTTGAGAAAAGCCTGTCAAACCACACATAGCATAATGACTTAAGACAGCAAAAAACTTTTCATCCCTGAGTCCATATATCAGAGGACTAAGACAACGTGGTGCAATAATAAAAACTATGAAATTAGAGTATCTCACATTATAAAACACCATGACATCAAGCTTCCAGAATGGCATTTCTATATATGGGGTTAAAAACTGAACAATACACAGAAACAGCTGAAAAGCATGAAGGAGCACAGTTCTGAGACTCTTGTTGGTTGAGTTCTTTTTCTCAGAGGAGGCGGCTCTGGCTGCGATCATTATTTTGATGTAGGTGAAGATGATTATTAGAATCATCAACAGAAAAAAGAGCAACAACATGACAGAACGTGCATTTGCCTGCCACTCCTCCCTTAACATTATCTCCATACTACACATGACATATGAAAACAGAGCACCAGGACGGACCACTGAAAGATATGCTATAAAAGTAAAGAGTGTACTCATGGAGCTGATACTCCAAATGATAAGAAATCCCAAGAATCTGgtcctgctggtggagatgtCTGCATGTCTTAAAGGCATGCATATAGCAACATAGCGCTCCAGACACATTGCCACTAGAGTCAGTGGAGTACAACATGTCAGAATAGATGAAACTACACAAATTAATAAACAGCAAATCATATGAATGCGAATCTGGTAAAAACTTGCGATCAACAGCACATCAGTGAAAACTATGAGAGCAGAGTCAACAAATAGTGTTTGAGCAAATAAAATGTAGCGAGTGTCCTCCCTGAACACCTCTTTTTTCAGAAAGGTGAATATCATCAGGCAGTTCATGTAGAGGAAAATCCCCACTAGTACCTGCACCAATAGCACCTTTATAAAGATGGGAACATCTAGTAACTGATTACTACTTGAACTGATATTAACTCGTAggctctgcatttttttttaaaaagaatacaaaaaacaagaaaaaagtaaaCCTTACAGATGAAACACTGAAAGACATCAGTAAAAACACATCAGTTGCAGCTAACATAAATGAACACCATCAAAGTATTGCTCAGTATTTATACTGTTATTAAAGGTGGAGCCTACTTCAACAACAATTATTTTAGTCCggacattattaatatttaatgatgttcatattttgatatattacatttaattttgaTATTGTAACCAGAGGTGGCAGAAGTAAACTAGTTTTATACGCTGATAAAAGTTTGGTTTACATTTTTCAGAATAAAGTATATAAACATGTACAGTATAACGTATATACAACATATACAAGTACACAattcaaaatgtaaaatgttattgacatttttgtaattacatttaaatttagttttttaactaatgtaaagtaacataataacaatattaacatTTTGGCAGTTTTTCACATTCATTTCATGGATGGTAAAAGGTATTTTCAGTTCTGACATCCTAAATATGTTATTAATACTAATAGTCTGCTCCTGTCTTTTCACTTAGGCCTCAAGTTTGatcatatatttttatcatatatataatatatatatatattacatttctgtTTTAGTCTGTTTtactcttttctttttgtcttatttgGCATCTTAGTAGATATCGAATCAAAGTCATTTAATAACtagaaaattaataataataataactaccgACATCAACCACCTACACTCTTGTGCAACTTTCTAAGCTCAGAACAGTTGTTTCCAGTTATTTACTGGCTCCAGATAAGATAGTTTGTCCAGAGgactggtggtggtgctgcAATCCAACCAGATTTGGAAATCTGCTTCTTAGACCAATGAACATCCCCAGCCTTCATCACATGAATAACCATTAACTTTATTAAACTGTTGGACCTGATTAGCAAAATTCATCAATATTAGGTGATGTATTGTACATATAATATGGTTAATCAgtgtgaccatgctggttgaccagcatgataatgatcactttacctttaccttgGGTCACTTTACCCAACTTAAGCTAGGCTTGCATCTAAGCTTTGAACCCCTTTTGAAGTCTGTAGTTGGCATTATTCAATAGAAGGACATAACATGTGTCCATGAAAGTCAAAGAAGCTATTGTAAAGAtgaaaaacaagaataaaatcATTAGAGACATTGGTCAAAGCAAAATCAACTCTGTGGAATATCATTAAGAAGAAAGAATGCACTGGGGAGGTCATTAAATGCAAAGGGACGGATAGACACTTTGGTTTGGTTTCTGCTGATGGCACAAAAGTCTTTCCTAACTTTTAGGTCAGAAACAGGATTGTGTATATGTTAGAAAATACTTATCACAGTCCTGAAATGAGGGagactgtgtgaaaaaagtgtttcAAAGTTTTCATTTGGCAAAACCAAAATGTATCCAAATATTCTATAAATTAAAATGTGGAATGTGTACTTTAATTGCATCTGACTGATgaaattatacattttaaactgtggagcCGAGGGTCATATCAAGGAAAATGTGGCTTTGTCTCATTATGGTTGGCACTGTAAATTgcaatttatatattaatatatttcacCGCATCTTGATATATTTTTATCCTTT
The sequence above is drawn from the Salminus brasiliensis chromosome 11, fSalBra1.hap2, whole genome shotgun sequence genome and encodes:
- the LOC140565402 gene encoding odorant receptor 131-2-like, whose translation is MQSLRVNISSSSNQLLDVPIFIKVLLVQVLVGIFLYMNCLMIFTFLKKEVFREDTRYILFAQTLFVDSALIVFTDVLLIASFYQIRIHMICCLLICVVSSILTCCTPLTLVAMCLERYVAICMPLRHADISTSRTRFLGFLIIWSISSMSTLFTFIAYLSVVRPGALFSYVMCSMEIMLREEWQANARSVMLLLFFLLMILIIIFTYIKIMIAARAASSEKKNSTNKSLRTVLLHAFQLFLCIVQFLTPYIEMPFWKLDVMVFYNVRYSNFIVFIIAPRCLSPLIYGLRDEKFFAVLSHYAMCGLTGFSQLRSVNRK